A part of Mycolicibacterium sp. TUM20985 genomic DNA contains:
- a CDS encoding helix-turn-helix domain-containing protein: MTRTNVRTPDRSGTVWSGRTTTSQLIDELTKRRLIKRAVAAGDRRNHALDLTAGVVRTLHLANEVAHRVEGDLAAGLSDDQLATLKVTLARLLESACPPSASAADADGDP; encoded by the coding sequence GTGACCAGGACGAACGTCAGAACGCCCGACCGATCTGGCACGGTGTGGTCCGGCCGCACCACCACGAGCCAACTCATCGATGAGCTGACCAAGCGCAGGCTGATCAAGCGCGCCGTCGCTGCCGGCGACCGGAGGAACCACGCGCTCGATCTCACCGCTGGTGTCGTCCGCACCCTGCACCTCGCGAACGAGGTGGCGCACCGGGTCGAAGGTGACCTCGCGGCAGGACTGTCCGACGACCAGTTGGCGACCCTGAAGGTCACGCTGGCTCGACTACTGGAGTCAGCCTGCCCGCCGAGTGCTAGTGCAGCGGACGCCGACGGCGACCCATGA
- a CDS encoding DUF5078 domain-containing protein translates to MKSLRTIALRGGLAVAACGFVATTLAGTAAADATDDFPIPHRIIITTCDTEQYLQAARDTSPVYFERYMIDRSNRPADVQQQAFDRIHWFFSLDPVARRQYSENTATNVYYENVATHWGNWAKVFFNNKGVVAKATDVCMNYPRGDMSVWDWPVAR, encoded by the coding sequence ATGAAGTCCCTACGCACCATCGCGCTCCGGGGCGGCTTGGCCGTGGCCGCATGTGGGTTCGTCGCGACGACCTTGGCCGGCACGGCCGCGGCCGACGCGACCGACGACTTCCCGATCCCCCACCGGATCATCATCACCACCTGTGACACCGAGCAGTACCTGCAGGCCGCGCGGGACACCAGCCCGGTGTACTTCGAGCGGTACATGATCGACCGGAGCAACCGCCCCGCCGACGTCCAGCAGCAGGCGTTCGACCGCATCCACTGGTTCTTCTCGCTGGACCCGGTCGCCCGACGCCAGTACTCCGAGAACACCGCCACGAACGTCTACTACGAGAACGTGGCCACGCACTGGGGCAACTGGGCCAAGGTGTTCTTCAACAACAAGGGCGTGGTCGCCAAGGCCACCGACGTGTGCATGAACTATCCCCGCGGCGACATGTCCGTCTGGGACTGGCCCGTAGCGCGCTAG